Below is a window of Tautonia marina DNA.
CGTGGTGGCCCTTCCATTCTGGTATTTCGGCATCATCATTCGCCTGGCAGCGACCGATCAGTCATGGATCGGCTGGACCGGACTGGCAGGATTGGTGCTCATCTGGATCATCGTGTTGAGCGTCCAACGGTTGCGTCGCCCCAGAGCAACCTCCAGCGGAACAGCCTCGGTGAAAGCCGGAAATCCTAGCGCCGCGTAACCCGAAAGTGCAGATCGCCAATCAGTACGATGTCGGCCGCGTCGGGAAACGCTCGATCACCAATCCGAATTGTTGTCCGCTCTCCCATCTTGAGGAACGTCCCGTTTTTGCTCCCGAGATCTTCCAGGACGAAATGGCCGTCACGTTCTCTGAGGCACGCGTGACGGCGACTGACCCAGTTATCTCCAGTCAATGCGATGTCGCACCCCTCGCCTTCTCGACCGATGACCGTCAGGTCCTTCTTCGTGATCGGCACGGTCGCAGCCGGTAGCCCATCCGGTCCGATGAACTCCAGGAACGCCAGCGGGACGAATTCCCGGCAATAAAACACCTCACCCGAGGGGCTGACCAGAGCAGGGGGGGACGACCTCGGAGGAGCCTCCCGAAAGACGATGACGTGCCGGCCAACCCGGAATCGTGCTCCATCCGTCAGGGGGACCGAGGTGTGTTCAGGAATCTTCAGGTAAACGCCATTAATCGTCCCGAGATCTTCGGCGACGAGGTGATCGTCCGTATCGACTACAAAACGAACATGGTCTTCGGCAAGATGGCGAGTGGCTGAGCCCCGACCGACGAACTGTTCGACCGTCGATCGTCCCAGCGTGAACTCACCTGTGGAAAGTGTTGCAAGCCGCTCGAAAATGCGCTCGCCATCTCCTGCGAGAATTTCCAACCGTAGGAGTGCCGACTCGCGATTGGTGCCAGAATCCGCGGTCATGCCCGGGACATAGGTTGCATTCCAGGAGTTTGCGTCCCGAGAAACCGGAGTCACCGGAGGAGGCGTCGGCTTGCGGACCTCCTCAACGGGTGTCTTCGAAGACGGGATGTCCGAGAACCCTGTCGATCCAGGAGACGCCGGAGCCGGAAACCCAGGTTCGCGAGAGGTGGGGCGTTGCGGTCGCTTCGGCCCCACAGCGGTGTCGAATTCCTGGCCAGGGATAACCTCCGGGGCCTTCGAGGAGGATTCGGCGGGAGGTAACTGGGACGGGACCGACGTTTCCCACGGATTCTCAAATTTCACTCGCTCCGCCGAGGGTGAACGCTCCGCCGCAGGGCGCGTTTCCCAGAAATGCTCCGGCGTATCGTTCGGCTCCGGCCGGATCGATCGCACCGGAGGGGTTCTGGGAACCTGCCCCCCGTCTCGTCTGGGAGGCAACATGGTTTCCTCGCCCGAGGCAGCAGGCATCTCCCTGGATCGGCTCACGCTCGGCGGGTTCGCCTGGCCGCTGGGAGGAGGCTTCCGGACATCTGGCTCCGGAGATTCGGCTGGTTGCTCGGCGAGTTTGGCCGCCTGAGCCTCGGCAATCATGCGTTTGACATCCTTGCGCGGCAGGCCGATGGTCTTCTTGTCGCCCGACAGGTCGTCGTCGTTCGGCATCGGTCGCCCCTCTCAATCGTTGAGATCCGCTTCGGGACCATTGTCCCGCTCGGTTTCGATCCATCCCAAATCCATTCCAACGATTCGAATCGATCCATCCTGATTCGAGCGAGCGTCAACATTATTCAGAGGAAAACGAGTTGAGAAATCCCCAGAACCGACGAATCAGAATCATACTATCCTAGGTTGCGTCCCCATCACAGGACAAGGTCGCAGCGTGTGGCCCAACGATTCAGGACGCAATTGTGTCGGGTACGCACCTCCTACTATACTCGTCCAAATGGTACTGAGCAGAGTGAGAAAATCCCACTGGATGTTCAGGTGAACTGATTGGCTCACTCATGAGTTCGCCCTCGGTTTCTCTTGCTGAAGGTTTTCCTGGGGCGTCGTCGGTTATGTCCGGAAGTGGCCAAGTCAGACTTGATCGCCAGGACACCAGAATCACTCGGAAGCCAGTTCCTGAGCGAAGGTCCGGGGAATTTCAAAGATCCCGTTTCACCGACCTCGGTTGTAGACTGATCTGGGTGGCAGCAATTCATTCCGGCTCAGCGGCCGACCGGGATTGTCACTTGCGGGCTCGCAAAGCGTGATTCGTCGGAGGGGTCGATGGCATCCTACCAGCAAGCGAATCGTCCATTAACGGTCACCACCCCCCTTGGACCGGATGCACTCCTGCTGGTGGGAATTAACGGAACCGAAGCACTCTCACAACTGTTCCGGTTCCGCCTGGACCTGATCGCATCGAATCAGACGGATGTTGCCTTCGATCAGGTGCTCGGAAAGAAGTTGACCGCCCATGTGAAATCGCCTGGAGGAAAGGTCCGTCACTTCAACGGAATTTGCTGCCGAATGGCCCAGGGGGGGCGCGATCCGAATTTCACGACGTATCAGGCCGACATCGTTCCTGAGGCATGGTTCCTGACTCGGAAGGCTCAGAGCCGGATCTTTCAAAGTAAGACCGTTCCGCAAATCCTCCAGGAAATCTTCGAAGGACTCTCGATCACGCTGAAGCTCAAGGGCCAGTACGAGCCCCGCGACTACTGCGTGCAGTACCGAGAAACCGATTTCAACTTCGCCAGCCGATTGATGGAAGAAGAAGGGATCTTCTACTTCTTTACCCATTCCGACGGCGAACACACCATGATCCTCGGCGACTCTCCTGAGAGTCATCCCGACGTTCCGTTCGGTACACAAGCCACGTTCGCCGCACAACTCGACGACAATGTCGACGAAGAACGGATCCACGACTGGGCCAAGGCCCAGGAACTTCGATCCATGAAGGTCACGCTCTGGGATCATTGCTTCGAGCTGCCACACAAGCATCTCGAAGCCGAGACCCAGATCATGGACTCGGTTCAGGTCGGTACCAAGTCGCACACGTTAAAGCTCGGCAAGGCAGACAAGCTCGAACTCTACGACTGGCCCGGAGAATACGCCCAGCGTTTCGACGGAATCGGTCCAGGTGGCGACGATCGTTCCTCCGACATTCAGAAAATCTTTCAAGACAATCGCCGGACTGCCGAAATCCGCATTCAAGAAGAAGCTGCAGGGGCTCTGGAGATCGCCGGGGCCGGAAAGCTCCGTCAGCTCACGGCCGGCCACCGGTTCAGTCTGACCCGTCACTACGACGCCGATGGCTCCTATGTCCTCACCTCCGTACACCACGCGGCAAAGCTCAACAGTAACTACCGGACGGGGAGTCTCGACGAATTTGTTTACAGCAATACCTTTACCTGCATTCCCGCCGCACTCCCCTATCGCCCCACCCGGCAAACACCGAAGCCCGTGGTCCAGGGCACCCAGACCGCCGTGGTTGTCGGCCCCAAGGGCGAGGAACTTTATACCGACAAATATGGACGCGTGAAGGTCCAGTTCCACTGGGATCGCGACGGGAAAAACGACGAGAAAAGTTCGTGCTGGGTTCGCGTCTCCCAACCGATCGCCGGCAAACGATGGGGGACCTCATTCTGGCCCCGGATCGGCCAGGAAGTCATCGTCGATTACCTCGAAGGCGACCCCGATCAGCCGATCATCGTCGGCAGCGTCTACAACGCCGATCAGATGCCCCCATATCTCGGTGACGGCCCCGACGAGGCCCACAAAGACGACAACAAGGTGAGTGGATTTAAATCCAACACCTCGACCGGCGGTACCGGGTTCAATGAGTTGCGCTTCGACGACAACAAAGACAAGGAACAGGTCTTCCTCCACGCCGAACGAAACCTTGACGTCCGGGTCAAGAACGACGCAAAGTACCGAATTTACGGCAATACCCACCGGATCATCGGCTGGGAAAAGGACGGCGACTCGGGAGGCAACCACCACGAAGAAATCACTCAGGACGAACACCGATACGTCCGTCGTCATCAAGTCGAGCAGATCGGTGGGAACCTTCAATTACTCGTCGGCAAGGGGCCCGAGGACGGCGGCGGCAATGTCGACATTGTGATCGACGCGGATCGCAAAGAATTGATTCGGCGCGACAGTCATCAGCACATCGAAGGGACCCGCCGAGAGCAGGTCGACGGCAACCAGTCGCTCACCATCAAGGGAGATTTGGTCGAACAGGTCGGAGGTCAGCAATCGACCCAGGTTGGCGCCGACCACAGCGAACAAATCGGTGGCGACAAATCACTCACCATCGGTGGGAATCTCTTCGAGAAAACCGGGATGAATCACGCGATCGATTCCGGCATGGAAATCCACCTGAAGGCAGGAATGCGGGTCGTGATCGAGGCGGGTGCACAACTGACGCTCAAAGGTCCCGGAGGCTTCGTCGATATCGGGCCGGCCGGCGTGGCGATCCAGGGCACGATGGTCCTGATCAACTCGGGAGGAGCAGCCAGCGCGGGCAGCGGAAGCAATCCCAAGTCCCCCAAATCTCCCGAAGCCCCAACTGACGCTGAGGAAGCCCAGCCCACAGCCCCCGAAAAGGCCGACGACGCAAAAACCGGCCAGAAATCCTCCTCATAATGGCCGCACCCTTTCCAGCTCTGATTCGATCCGAGCACTCATCTCAATGATGTCGAGGACCCCACCATGCCACCGGCCGCACGAGTTGGAGACTTGCACACCTGTCCGATGGTGACTCCCGGAACCCCGCCCGTTCCTCACGTCGGTGGGCCAATCTTACCACCGGGATGCCCAACCGTTCTCATCGGTGGTCAACCTGCGGCCCGCGTTGGTGACATGGCCACCTGCGTCGGCCCCCCCGACGCGATTGCGATGGGGTCACCAACGGTCCTGATTGGAAACATGATGGCCGCTCGGCTCGGCGATTCGACGGTTCATGGCGGCCTCATTAGTGTCGGGATGCCTACGGTTCTAATCGGGATGACCGGCCAGGGCGCGGCTCTCAGCTCGGCCGCCACGACTGGCGCTCCGTTTTGTGAGGTCTGCTCGAAATGAGAACCGGATCGTGGTCGATGACCAGGTGAATCCGTGGCTGAAGTCACTGTCATCCTCGATGTCCTTGCAGGCCCCGATGCTCCCCGATCCTTCCGGATCGAACCGGGAGCCACCGTTCGAATCGGCCGCGCCGACACTGCCGATTTCGTCCTGACCGACCGTTCCCTCTCCCGCCTTCATTTCACCCTCTCCCTCCAGGATGCCGTCGTACAGCTCCTCGACGAAGTAAGCCGCTTTGGGACATTCGTCAACGGTGCTCGCGTGACCAGAGCAAGCCTCCGCGCGGGAGACATCATCGAAGCCGGGGTGAGCCGCTTCACCGTCCGAATGCTTGCCCAACGCCCGCCGGCTCCCCGGCCCGTCCCCGCTCCTCCAAAGCCGCGACACGCTGGACCAGGTTCCCAGCCCCAGACTCCGGGCCCGCCTGCAAGTGCTCTGGAGATCCTCCGATCGCAACCGTCCCCGCTCTCCATCATTCTCGATGCGGCCCGGGATCCCTTGATCCTCGCCCTGCTGACCTCTTGCCCCGAGCGACATCAGTCGTTGTACGAGGGTCCGCTCGCTGATCAGCTTGTGGAGTCGGCCCCCTATCTGGTGTCCCTTCCTTCCGGTTCGAGCTTCCTGGAAACCTTGGTGACGGAAGGATGGGGGAAAAGCTGGGGGATTGTCCTCTCGTCATCCTCCCCGTTCGATGAGCTACGCAAGCATCTCAGGCGCTTTCTGACCGTCAAGCACGAGGGAAAGGGACAGGTCCTGTTCCGCTTCTATGATCCCAGAGTGCTCAACATCTTCTTGCCAACATGCACACCAAGCGAGCTTCGAGAGTTCTTCGGCCCCATCCAGTGGTTCCTGGTCGAAGGGGATCGTGTCGACGAACTTCGTCGTTTTGGGGCGGATTCAAGCGGACTTCGTCGGGAGTTCATTACCCTGTCCACTCCCTCGAATCCCGCGGAACGTCGCGTGGTCCCATCAGAAATGGAATGGCCCTATCGTTGAACGATGCAACAGCCCCATCGCCAGCCAAACCCGTGCAGTGACGGAGTCCATAAATCCAGCGATTCATCAGAGGCTCACCATGTTCACATTCCGCCGCTCGCAACTTGACCAGATGAGCAGCGCCCGGCGGGCCGCACTGCATCGCCGAATCGCCGAGTTGTACCGTCGACACTTGCCAGAGATCACCACCCCCTGGGACGACTCTGAGTTGCTCCGTCGCGTTGAGCAGGCGGATCGCAAAGCCATCAGCCTGGGCATTCAGACCGAACGAGGAATTTCGCAATACGTGGGCTTCGCGCTGGTCAATGGTCCAGACTTCGACGAACATCCTCAAATTAAAGCCTACTTCCAAGCTCCTGGATCGACTCCCGACGAAAAAATGCAAATGCTCACGGATCGGTGTGCGGCGCTTGAGCAAGCCCAACGCACTCCCTGATCCGCGATCCGATCGAGGTTCCTGGCTTCCCTCGACCCCTCGGGTTCATCGACTCAGGCCCCAAACGTTCCATGATCTTTGCGACCGCTCTACCACTGGCCCCTCCGATCAGCCCTCCGACCATCGCCTGGGATGTCGCTGTCCTGATCGTCGCAGGAGGGATACTTGCTTATCAGGCAATCCAAAAAGCGACCGAAAGCGCCCCGACCGACGTTGTCTCAGACACGACCGATTGCCCGAAGAAACCTTGCCCACCCTGTGTTCCCCCCGTGGGTACCGTCGCTTACGAGATCCATCGCGTCCCTCCGTCCAAACCTCATTTTCCATGTACGGGGGACCATGTCCACTGGTTCATGCGGATGCAGAACCCGAACAATTGCCAGTGTTTCTGGAAGCGCAATTTCAAACCTCCAACCTGTCTCAATCCGGGCGAGGTGTTTCAGCCTCCTCCTGGAGCCGTCCCGATGTGATCGTCTGGGCCCCTCGTGCTCCACGGCCCGATTCGGGATTTTTCAAGGAGGTCCACCGTGCGTCCTCTCGGCCGGCTGATTGGTTACGATATTCGTTTCGCTCCCTCCCCTGCGCTTCGGGCGCTCTGGAACAGCAAGCGACGTGAGCATTATCTTCTCCGTCCCGAGGTCGACTTCCCCTATTCGGTCGACCGCGCCGTCTGGCCCTCTCGGTTTCGGCTTGGAGGAACGGAACCACCTCCAGGCCTTCAGAAAGGCGAGATGATTGACCTTGATCCGGCGACGGTGCCCCCCCACTACCAACTCTTTGATCTTTGGGACGACCTCACTCGGATGCTCGCCCCTCACCGGGCGAACCCCGAGGGTGATACCGGCCTGAGCGTCGGCCTGGTAATCCCCGAGCAGGACCCCAGCCGAACCGCCACCCTGAACGATGAATGGTGCCTTGCGATCCTCGGTTCGCCCATCCGTCCCCCCGATCCTGAGCCGACCTGGAAATGCATCGGCTACGATGTTGCCAACAGCGGTTTTACCAGCGCGATCTCGAATTGTGGGATGTCCGACGACGAGCGGGTTCCCCTTCGCAAGCTCTGGAGTGACCGCCTCAACTCATTCGGCCTGTTTGAATCCGTGGCGGATGCCAATCGTTACTGTGCCGACGCCAATCAGCGGATCGAGGGAGACGGCCCCTTCTTCGTCTTCGAACTTCACCTCATCTGGAGCACCATCCCGATCTCCTGAGCCCTTCCCTTGCACCATCGTTGAGCAAACACGATCCGTCATCGACCATTGGACCCAGGTATTTTGGGCCCTCGATCGAACCGTGGAGAGGGGAGGTGTGACAGTGGGTCGTCCTCCGATTTGATTACGCGGATGAGTTGCCCGGTTGAGCTTCATCACTGCCTTCACGGATTTCCCGAATCCGAAGCTCTCGGAATCGGTTCGGTCAAGACAGACCATTGTGCTCGGCCACTCGAATTGATTTATTGGATGCAAGGTGATGCGTCGTGTTTCGTCGGTCATCGAGGAGGGAAGAAGGAGATTGCCCCTCGCGTCGAGCCGAGTTCCCCCCGAGTCTCGAGGGAGTCCCCATGGCCACTGTGACGCACCCCCCACTGGCCAAGCCGGTTCGGGCTCGCCTGATCCTCGAGGCCGCCGCCGCCGCGGTTTCCCTGATCTTGATTGCCTGGCTTTTGCTCTGGTTCATCTGGCAGGCACCCCGCGCCACCGCCATCCGGGCGTTCATCATTCCGGAACTGGGGGTCCCGTATCAGGGGGCGGATCAACGGGCCTTGCTGGCTGCCGCGATCGACAGCGACGGCCGAGCGCTGCCGCTCAATCAACTGGAGAGCGCGCTGAGCGATGCCGTCTCCGGCCGAGGCGACCCGATCGTCGTCTCGGTCTCGGCACCAACGATCGCCTCCGGTCCCCAAGCCGACGGACTCGATCAGGAGCGAATTGTCTCGCTCGTGACCCAGGTGGCTCAGAAAGCCAGAAGTCCAGTCCTACTCGCCGTTGATCTCTCGCAACTCCGGAGCGATCGTGAGCGAGGAGTGTTCGGCAACGCCCCCACCCAAGGACTCTCCGAGGCGCTCCAGGCGATCGACGTACCGGCCGAGTCGCCAGGCATCGGGATCCTCTTTTCGTGCGCACCGGGACAGACGAGCTGGATGATCGACGATCTCGGTCGATCGGTCTTCTCCTACTACCTGCAACGGGGGCTTGAAGGCGAAGCCATTGCCTGGACCGATCGGGGCCGGGGCGGACAGATGTCGCTCGATGGTCTCGGCCGATACATCCAGCATCATGTCACCTCTTGGGTCCGAGAGAATCGAAACGCCGTTCAAACTCCGGAACTGATGACGCTCGGAAGCGGTTCCGATCGCATCACCTTCTCACCGATCCGCCCTCCAGACACGTCATCGACGGATGCCTCGTTGACCAATACCGAAGCCTTAAACACTTCTGAGACTGTCGCCAAGTCCAACGACGCAACGCCTCCGGGTGACGAAAAATCTGAGGATTCCCCTCCGCCGCCGACTCCCAACCCGATCGACACTCTGCTCAAGACCCTCGTCGATGAGTGGAAGGCCCATGATGCGCTGTTGCTCGACGATCCCCCTGCGTACCGTCTCTTGCCCGCGCACTGGAAGCTCTACGAGCGCGATCTCTTACTTGCCGATCGTCTCGTCCGAGAAGCTTTTCGTGATCCACAGATGCGGCAATCCGCCTCTCAGCGTCTCATGCAAGCGAGCAGCGTTCGAAGCAATCTGACCAGCACCTTGTCCCGACGACAATCCGATCAGCAACGCTTCCCCATTCGAAACCTTGAGTCCAATCGAGACGCGCAGGGAATTCTGCGTGAAGCCCTGGAATACTTGACCGGCCGGAGCGTCGAGCAGCTTGCTCGTCGCGAGGTTCCCGCTGCTCCCTCACCGTCCGCCGAAGCTGTCGAGCAGCCTGAGGCCGAATCGTCGTTTGCCGACGAACGTCAGCCGACTCCTCCTCCTGAGTTGATCGCAGCAACCCGGGGTGTCCACGAGATGCCCTACCTCGAACTTCAGCTTCCGGCCTGGGCGTTTCGGTTTACTGAGCGCGATGCGTTCCATCGTCCCGACTACTTTCGGAACGCGACCCGAGGCGATTTGCTGCTCCGAACCACCCTCTCACGTCGCATCGCCGAAACATCCCTCGCTCGCGATCATCGCGGGCTCCTCGGCATCGCCAAGACCATCGAGCAAGGTGATCGTGCCCGCCGAGACGTCCAGGACCATCTCTTCGCTCTCGACGAGGTAATCCCCAGAACGATTGAAGAACGGTTGAAGGAAGCGCAGGGCCACTACCAGTCCGCAAAGGTCGCAATTGATCGCTTTGCCCGAGGGCGAGCCCTGCTCGAACGAATCTTCGCCCAGCTTCCCGCCCTGGCAGAGTGGAAGGTCCGAGACACCTCCTGGATTGCTCCCGCCGATGAAGCCTCGCTGCCCGATTCGGTCGTCCAGGCACTCGACGCGGCCGATGCCCTGGCCAAGCGGCTTGCGACGGTCGCAATCGATCCGAGCGCCAACTCCACCGCCTCCGAGGAGCTTGACCGGGCGATCGATACCGCCAGCCGGACCTTCAACGCACTTCTGGACCAGTTCAACGATCGCGCCACAAAGCTCTCTCGCGGTCAATGGCAGGCCCTCCACCAGTTGCTCGACACGCCGCTGCTTCCCTGGCAAACACGCGAAACCCTGTTGAAGCACGACACGAAAGACTGGCGATCCTCGGAACAACCGCCTCCCTCTCGCCAACCCCGGAACGCAGCCGCTCCCGAGGTACGATTCGACCGGGCCTGGATGGCCGAGGCCGCCGCCCTGGCAAAGCTCGATGCTCGGCTCCGCCTGCTGGCCGAGACCACTAGCCCCGACGGAGCCTCGGAAAGCCTCCTTCGAATGGACCGCGCGGCCGACGACCTCCGCGATCGCCTCGTTCGAACCGAGGACACCGGGAGCCCTGACGACCTGCTCGATCGTTATTCCTCGTTCTCTGACGCCGTCGGCGAGGTTAGGCGATCGTTCACCGGGAGCGTCACCCGACGGCTTCCGACTGCCGCCGACGCACTATTCCCCATACTCTGGAATGACGAATCCCGGTACCGACTCCGCTGCGCCACTGAGATCGAGTTGATG
It encodes the following:
- a CDS encoding FHA domain-containing protein; the protein is MPNDDDLSGDKKTIGLPRKDVKRMIAEAQAAKLAEQPAESPEPDVRKPPPSGQANPPSVSRSREMPAASGEETMLPPRRDGGQVPRTPPVRSIRPEPNDTPEHFWETRPAAERSPSAERVKFENPWETSVPSQLPPAESSSKAPEVIPGQEFDTAVGPKRPQRPTSREPGFPAPASPGSTGFSDIPSSKTPVEEVRKPTPPPVTPVSRDANSWNATYVPGMTADSGTNRESALLRLEILAGDGERIFERLATLSTGEFTLGRSTVEQFVGRGSATRHLAEDHVRFVVDTDDHLVAEDLGTINGVYLKIPEHTSVPLTDGARFRVGRHVIVFREAPPRSSPPALVSPSGEVFYCREFVPLAFLEFIGPDGLPAATVPITKKDLTVIGREGEGCDIALTGDNWVSRRHACLRERDGHFVLEDLGSKNGTFLKMGERTTIRIGDRAFPDAADIVLIGDLHFRVTRR
- a CDS encoding type VI secretion system Vgr family protein, whose translation is MASYQQANRPLTVTTPLGPDALLLVGINGTEALSQLFRFRLDLIASNQTDVAFDQVLGKKLTAHVKSPGGKVRHFNGICCRMAQGGRDPNFTTYQADIVPEAWFLTRKAQSRIFQSKTVPQILQEIFEGLSITLKLKGQYEPRDYCVQYRETDFNFASRLMEEEGIFYFFTHSDGEHTMILGDSPESHPDVPFGTQATFAAQLDDNVDEERIHDWAKAQELRSMKVTLWDHCFELPHKHLEAETQIMDSVQVGTKSHTLKLGKADKLELYDWPGEYAQRFDGIGPGGDDRSSDIQKIFQDNRRTAEIRIQEEAAGALEIAGAGKLRQLTAGHRFSLTRHYDADGSYVLTSVHHAAKLNSNYRTGSLDEFVYSNTFTCIPAALPYRPTRQTPKPVVQGTQTAVVVGPKGEELYTDKYGRVKVQFHWDRDGKNDEKSSCWVRVSQPIAGKRWGTSFWPRIGQEVIVDYLEGDPDQPIIVGSVYNADQMPPYLGDGPDEAHKDDNKVSGFKSNTSTGGTGFNELRFDDNKDKEQVFLHAERNLDVRVKNDAKYRIYGNTHRIIGWEKDGDSGGNHHEEITQDEHRYVRRHQVEQIGGNLQLLVGKGPEDGGGNVDIVIDADRKELIRRDSHQHIEGTRREQVDGNQSLTIKGDLVEQVGGQQSTQVGADHSEQIGGDKSLTIGGNLFEKTGMNHAIDSGMEIHLKAGMRVVIEAGAQLTLKGPGGFVDIGPAGVAIQGTMVLINSGGAASAGSGSNPKSPKSPEAPTDAEEAQPTAPEKADDAKTGQKSSS
- a CDS encoding DUF4123 domain-containing protein, whose protein sequence is MAEVTVILDVLAGPDAPRSFRIEPGATVRIGRADTADFVLTDRSLSRLHFTLSLQDAVVQLLDEVSRFGTFVNGARVTRASLRAGDIIEAGVSRFTVRMLAQRPPAPRPVPAPPKPRHAGPGSQPQTPGPPASALEILRSQPSPLSIILDAARDPLILALLTSCPERHQSLYEGPLADQLVESAPYLVSLPSGSSFLETLVTEGWGKSWGIVLSSSSPFDELRKHLRRFLTVKHEGKGQVLFRFYDPRVLNIFLPTCTPSELREFFGPIQWFLVEGDRVDELRRFGADSSGLRREFITLSTPSNPAERRVVPSEMEWPYR